The genome window GGTTCCTCATGGAAGTGCCTCCGGCGGCAAGGGGGTGAGACCCCCTTGACCCCAGCGGCCGTCGTACGTTGGGTTTGAGCTATCGAGCCGTGTCGGCAAGCACGCAGAAGAAACTGCCTTCAGATTGAACTGGGAAACCAGCGACGGACCACGAGGCGCTACTCGGAGCGCTCCTTAATCATCGTGATCCGGTTCCCTCTGTCGTTATAGCCCACACTCGTCATGTAGTGATGAATCAGCATCACTCCCCGGCCGCTCGATCGCTCCAGGTTCTCTTCCAGCGTCGGATCGGGAAGCGTGCTGGGATCGAATCCCCTCCCCTGATCCTCAATCGACACCCGGACAGTCGAGTCGGTCACTTCCCAACTGATCTCGACCGACTTGTTGGGGTCCATCTGGTTGCCATGCTTGATGGCATTGATCAGCGCTTCCTCCAGCGCCAGACGGACGCTGAAGACGTCCTTCATTGGATAGCCGCGCTCCTCCAACAGACCGACGATCCGTTCCTGGACCTCAAGTCCAGCGGAGGTGTCGTTGGGAATCGTTACAGCAGATTGAGCGGCTGCGGACATCTCTCCTCAACCCGGTTGGTCACAGCCCGCGACGGAAAACGCTCGGAACGGACTCCGGAACTTCACGTCGCACGGCTTACAGCCCGGCCAGGGCCTGGTCCTGATCCGGCTTGATATCCAGCACCTTGTTCAGCTTGGTGATGGTGAAGACCTCAAGGATCTCCGGGCGGATGTTGCACAGGCGAAGCTTTCCTTTGGCCGCTTTCACCTTATTGTTCATCGTGATCAGCTTGCCGAGGGCCGCGCTCGAGAGATACTCGACGTTGGCAAAGTCCAGCACGATCTTCTTGCGGCCGTCTTCGTCGACGAGGCCGAAGAGCTGGTTCCCGATCATCTGGATGTTGTTCTCGTCCAGAATTTTCTTGTCGAGGAACCGGGCGACCGTGACGTCACCCACTTCTTCAATGTCGAGCCGACGTTGCCCCGCAGCCATAACCTCTGCCTGTCTCTGCTGTGCCGGCGGACAATTGCATGCGGCGTCCACCGGCCTGTCACGATGGGGGAGGAACGGGACCGCCCCTCCAGAGTTGCTCGGCTGAGTTTCATTCTGCCCTATGCCAATGTCAAGCGTGTTCCAATGGTTGCGTCGAATCGGGCCTCTTGGGGCGGCACCGGCGCACCCCTGTGCCGACAAGGCAAAAGAGACCGGCCGCCGTCTCCTTCCCGTCTGCCGCCTCGCGTCCCGGGATCGGTCAATCGCTTTCGATCCGTATCGGTTCCGCGCGGTCCGGCGGAAACCGATATCGGAGTTTCCGCGCGTGGAAAACCTGTCAGGGAAATGTTCGCCGCTGGTGCAACGGGGGACGCGATAACGAGCGGATTCGGAACGCTGTCAACGGAGGCGGCCTTTGCGGACATCTCTCGAACACGAACGAACAGAGGATTCACCGGTTTTCCACACGGCCTTTTCGCTCTGAACTGGCCGTAACCATTGTCTTCGATGGAGGTTTTGAGGCCCGAGTCCCGCGTGCCCGGACTCAAGAGGGGGCGACCATACGGAGTACGGATAGAAATTCATTCTTAGAGAGAGGAGAGGAACGTCGGCGTTGCCTCCTTGAGGAAGGACGTATCGGAATCTTTTGGCAGGGATCTCACGTCAGTCCCAGACGCTGCCGCCAGAGCCATTCCGTTCCCAGGACGAGCAGGAGCAGCGTGAACAGCTCCCAGCGATTCCAGAGCGGGATCCGCTCAGCCGCGGCGAGCGCGATCGGCTGACCGCGGGGGATCTCCTGGACCAGCCGATCGAACTGTTCCAGCTCGTACATCTTGCCGCGGGTCTGCTGCGCGGTCCGCGCCAGGTCCGCCCGGTCGACCCCTCGCTGCTGGAGTTCGCGGTTCGGGAGCTCCACCTGAAACTCGGCGGCAGGCGGAGACTCGGGGTTTGTCGGATCGGCCAGCCAGACCCGGTATGTCCCCGCGCCGAGGCCGGCCGCGGTTCCCTCGTAGAGCTGGGGCGTATCGGGACGGGGGGCGAGCTCGATTGTCTCCCTCCGTGGGGTCCCGCCGCTGCCGTCGCCCCCTCGCCCGCCGCCGGGGCGGGCTTCAACGATGACCTGGGCCGGCTTTCCCGTTGCGCCGCCCGCGGTTCCGCCCCCCAGCGAACGGCCGTCGAGGACCTGAACCCGGATCCGGACCGGATCGCCGACGTGATAGGCCGTTCGATCGGTCGTGAGCTGGACTCCGCGACTCGCCCCCAGCAGCTTGGCCCGGCTGAGGGCCCGCATCGCCTGGCTCCAGTACCGGGGATAGAACGAATCCCCCGGCTGTCGCCGCCACTGCCACAGCTCGTCCGTGGCATGAAACAGGACCTGCCCCGCCCCGAAACGCTGCCAGACGATGAGCGGGAGCTTTCCGTCCTCTCCGCGGGCCTGTGGATGCACTGTGAGGGCCTGGGCGCCCGCTTTCCGCCGGCGGCACTCCAGGAACCAGTACATCGGCGGAAGCTCGGCCCAGGCGGCGTCGGCCGAGGTCCCGCTGTCGGTGAGCCGCAGGAGCGGATGCGCCCGCCCCTCGATCGTCCGCTCCATCCGGAATCCGTTCAGCAGGGAAGTCGGCTCCGGCGCCCGGACGGCATCGAGCTCGACGGGCGAGAGTGTTTCCAACGGAGTTCGGGCGAAGGCGGCCGGGTTGAAGCGGGGCCCGGCGACCATCAGGAGACCGCCCCCCCGCTCCCGGACGAACTCCCGCAGGTGCTCGAGCGACTGCGGATTGAAATACTCCGGATCGACGTCCCCCAGGATCACGACGTCGTACTGGAACAGCTCCTCCGTCGTCGTCGGGAATCGCGGCAGGGCGGTCCGGTCTTCCTGGACGTATTCCGGGTCGGACTCCTGGAGAACCGTTCTGAGCTCGATCGAGTCGTCCCGTTCCAGGACCGGCTTGAGATGTCGGAACTCCCAGCGGGGGAGCCGCTCCACCAGCAGCACGCGGATCTTCTCCCGCCGGACCTGGATCCGCTTGCGGAGGACGTTGTTTTCCGTCTCCTGCTCCTCGGTCCACGGTTTGACTTTGACAAGCAGCTCCAGCTCCCCTTCGGCGGGCGGGACGTAGCTCAGCTCCATGTTGACCGGCTGTCCCTCCTGGCTGGCGACCTCCTGTGTCCGGGCGAGCGGACCCGTGCCGTCCGCGGACCACAGTTCCGCTTCGATCGGGCGGCCGGACCCGCCGTGCGGCCGGACCCGGAACGAGAGCGCCGCCGGGTCGCCGAGGAGGATCACGTCCTCGGCCAGCAGGTCGTACGCCTGAAGGTCGAGGACCGGCCGGTCGCTGCCGACCGGGACGGTCAGGACCGGGACCGACATCTGCCGGGCCAGGTCGACGGCCGCCGAGGCCCGGTCCGCTTCGCTGGTGCTCGCCACGCCGTCGGAGAGGAGGACGATCGCGGTCGGGGGGACGCCGCGGAACTCTTCGAGGACCTCTTTGAGCGCGGCTCCGGGGCGGGTCGAGAGGCCGAGCGGTTTCAGGCCCCGGACCGCTTCGGCGAGGGCCTGAGGGGAGTCGAGCTCGGCGTTGATCGGGTTGGCGGACTCGGAGAACTCGTAGAGCCGCAGGCGGTGCCGCTGTCCCAGCTCGCGGAGACGCTCCCCTTCTCGATCGAGGAGGACCGCCTGAGCGGACTGGAGCCGTGTGGTCGAGGTCCCGGAGTTCGCCGCGGGACTGGCGGTCGTGGGGGCTCGATCGGGAAGGCCCATGCTGCCTGAGGTGTCGATCAGGACGGCGATGAACGGGAGACCGGTGCGGGTCACCTGGAGCGCCGCTTCGGTCAGGGCCAAGCCGATCAGAGCCAGGGCTGCGAAACGGAGGGCGATCAGGCCGATTCTTTGAAGGAGCGAGAGATGCCGCGTCTGCCGCAGATAGGCGGCGACGACGAGTCCGGCCAGGGCGATTCCCCCGGTCCAGAGAACGGCGGGGCGAGAGAACCAGGAGGAGCGGAGAACCAGATCCCAAGCGGTCCCCTGGCCGGGCGCGGCCGGGTCCAGCCGGAAGTACCACTCGAACCACGATCGCAGCCAGTCCATGCGATCAGAATAGAGGGGGAGCGGAGCGGGACGGTAGCCATGTCGCTCCCGCGAAATCAGCTATGGGGCGGGACTGGTTCAGTTCTCTCGAACCGCGTCCTTGCCGGCACGACTCTGCTCGCTCAAACCCAACGTGCGACGGCCGCTGGGGTCAAGGGGGCCTCGCCCCCTTGCCGCCGGAGGCACTTCCATGAGGAACCGTTGTGAACAACGGATGTCCCTTTGTGGGACCGGCGATGAGGATTCACCGCTCGCTTCGGAATCCCCGCGGGTTGGTGAGGGGGCATCCGGCACGGTGTCCGCGCTTGGACACTCGCTCCTTCAGAGAGATCGAGACAGGCCAGGCCTCCGGCGGGCAGAAGGGCGTTGCCCCTCTGCACTCCCCACCAGGGGTTACCCCCTGGACCCCGGTGCGGTTGCGCGATGGATCGTCCGTCTGCCACACCGCCGGAGCGGGCGGGCTACATGGTCGGCAGCTTGCAGCTCTTGCCCGGCTCGGAGATCAACTTGAGCCGCCGCAAGACGCGGTAGCCGTTGTACATCAACGTGTCACGAAGCGGACGCTGACCGATCGGCAACGGATTCTTGAACCAGCGGCGGAGCCGGTCATTCACCTGATAGAGCGTCCGGCGACGGTCCAGGTCCGGCGTGCGGAAGGTGATGCTGAACGAGATCGAGACCTCGCCGCCATTCTGGACCCAGTGCGGATACGTCACCGGGAAGTGGAGTCCGGACCCCGGCTGCAGATCGAACGTCCAGGACTTCGCCTCGAAAGACGGGTCGTACTCCATATTCCGGCCGCGGTCGCAGTAGAAGTGCTCCAGCTGCTTCTCCGGGAGAAGCTGCCGGTCCCGGCCGTCGTACATGTGGATGATCTTCGAGCCGCGGACCTGCAGCAGGAAATTGTGTTCGGGATCAATGTGGATCGGCGTGACCGAACCGGGAGACGTGACGAACAGGAACGCCTGAGCGTTCGTCATCCCCGGGGCGATCGCTTCAGAGTGCTCGACGATCTGCGCCATGCACTCGTCGAGGAGTTCACGGTAGGCAGGATCGCGCTCGACGTGCTTGAGGACGAGCCACGACTTGCACTCGGCGATCCGGCGGATTGTCTCTTCGGCGGAGAGGCCGTTCTGCGGCGTCTTGTCGTGCTCGATGCTGACGGGGATCTGTCCCGCGTTGTATTCGATGCAGCAGGGGGGAAGTTCCTGGGCGAGCTTCAGGATCCGCTCAATCTGGAACAGCGGATGTTCCGCGAGCGAATGCCCGATCAGGAACGGCTGCCGCGTGAAGTGGCTGGCGAACTGGTCCGCGCTGATCCGCAGGAGCGATTCTTGAGCAGGGGCGGCGGCCGAGGTCCGGGCTTCGCGCGTGAGAACGGCAGAGGCAGTCATCGGGAGAACCCTTCGGGAGAGCCGAGGTGGATTGGGAGTCGGGCGGTCGTCTGCTTCGTTTCGGTCGGGCCGGGCCGGGCCGAGCGACTCAGGGCGCGGTTGGGATCGGTCGGATGGTTCGCTTGATCGCTCGCAGGAGGGGAAGCAGTCCCACCAGGAGATTGCCGCGGCGGCGGCCCGTCGACGCAAGCAGGTGCTGGATCGTCCTCTGGTCCTTCCAGAGACGGTTGATCATGAAATGGTTCGGGACCGCACAGGAGTCCATCCACTGCCGCTTCGGGTCGTTGTGCAGGGCCTGGATGTTCTCCAGCTCCAGCTGCACGCCGGGGGAGTAGCGGGCGAGGTCTTCGCGGTAGGCGATCTTGAAAGCGTAGCTCCCGTTTCCGGAGAGGAAGTTCACCTTCATCGCCACGGCGGAGCCGTTGAGGAACAGACCCAGGATCTCGAGCTGGCCCCGTTTCCAGGCCCGTTCGCAGACATCGCGGAAGAAGGCCCGGCTTTCCTCGGACGCGTTGAGCGACGTTCCCGCTTCCCCCTTCCATCCCGAGTCTTCGAGACGGAAGAAGTCAGTGAGCCAGGTGTCGAGCAGGATCTCGTTGTCGAGTTTGCGGAGTTCCACCGTTCCGAGTTCAGCGAGCCGCCGGGACTGGCGGCGGACTTCCTGGCGCTGATGGCTGGAGACGGAGGTGTGGATGTATTCGTCGCCGCTGGAGCTGCGGACCAGGAGAGCCCGGTTGTACGAAGCGACCCAGTGGACGAGCCGCTTCCGCTCGTAGAACACCTGGGTGAGGGCCTTGGCGAAGGGGCCTTCGCCGTGGATCTGAGGCAGTTCCAGGACGCTGGCGGGGAAGCCTTTTGATTCGGTCCAGGCGAAGAAGGCGTTGAGAGTATCGACGAGGTGTCCCTCACGGATCAGCGGGGTCCGGAGGAAGCAGTAGTCGTGGCCCCACAGCTCGTAGGTGGTGACGAGTCCGAGGTGCGAGGTCCGGACGATGAGCGGGAAGAAGCCGACGAGGGCGGGGGGGACGTCCTGCCGTTTGCCTTTGCGGTAGACGAAGACCAAGCGGAAGCGTTCGGAGCGGGCGAGGGCCTGGAGGGCGGGCTCGAACATCCAGCGTTCGTAGTAGACGTTGGGTTCGGCGGCGTGGCGTCCTAGGTCGTCCCAGGCGGCGGCGTGCTTGTCGAGTTCGAAGGCGGTGTCGGCGACTTCGAGCCAGAGGTCTCCGTTGAGCAGGTGGGGAGGCGCGGTCGGCACCGTCGCCGGCGGCAGCAGTT of Planctomyces sp. SH-PL14 contains these proteins:
- a CDS encoding ATP-binding protein, yielding MSAAAQSAVTIPNDTSAGLEVQERIVGLLEERGYPMKDVFSVRLALEEALINAIKHGNQMDPNKSVEISWEVTDSTVRVSIEDQGRGFDPSTLPDPTLEENLERSSGRGVMLIHHYMTSVGYNDRGNRITMIKERSE
- a CDS encoding STAS domain-containing protein; its protein translation is MAAGQRRLDIEEVGDVTVARFLDKKILDENNIQMIGNQLFGLVDEDGRKKIVLDFANVEYLSSAALGKLITMNNKVKAAKGKLRLCNIRPEILEVFTITKLNKVLDIKPDQDQALAGL
- a CDS encoding VWA domain-containing protein; amino-acid sequence: MDWLRSWFEWYFRLDPAAPGQGTAWDLVLRSSWFSRPAVLWTGGIALAGLVVAAYLRQTRHLSLLQRIGLIALRFAALALIGLALTEAALQVTRTGLPFIAVLIDTSGSMGLPDRAPTTASPAANSGTSTTRLQSAQAVLLDREGERLRELGQRHRLRLYEFSESANPINAELDSPQALAEAVRGLKPLGLSTRPGAALKEVLEEFRGVPPTAIVLLSDGVASTSEADRASAAVDLARQMSVPVLTVPVGSDRPVLDLQAYDLLAEDVILLGDPAALSFRVRPHGGSGRPIEAELWSADGTGPLARTQEVASQEGQPVNMELSYVPPAEGELELLVKVKPWTEEQETENNVLRKRIQVRREKIRVLLVERLPRWEFRHLKPVLERDDSIELRTVLQESDPEYVQEDRTALPRFPTTTEELFQYDVVILGDVDPEYFNPQSLEHLREFVRERGGGLLMVAGPRFNPAAFARTPLETLSPVELDAVRAPEPTSLLNGFRMERTIEGRAHPLLRLTDSGTSADAAWAELPPMYWFLECRRRKAGAQALTVHPQARGEDGKLPLIVWQRFGAGQVLFHATDELWQWRRQPGDSFYPRYWSQAMRALSRAKLLGASRGVQLTTDRTAYHVGDPVRIRVQVLDGRSLGGGTAGGATGKPAQVIVEARPGGGRGGDGSGGTPRRETIELAPRPDTPQLYEGTAAGLGAGTYRVWLADPTNPESPPAAEFQVELPNRELQQRGVDRADLARTAQQTRGKMYELEQFDRLVQEIPRGQPIALAAAERIPLWNRWELFTLLLLVLGTEWLWRQRLGLT
- a CDS encoding cupin-like domain-containing protein, which translates into the protein MTASAVLTREARTSAAAPAQESLLRISADQFASHFTRQPFLIGHSLAEHPLFQIERILKLAQELPPCCIEYNAGQIPVSIEHDKTPQNGLSAEETIRRIAECKSWLVLKHVERDPAYRELLDECMAQIVEHSEAIAPGMTNAQAFLFVTSPGSVTPIHIDPEHNFLLQVRGSKIIHMYDGRDRQLLPEKQLEHFYCDRGRNMEYDPSFEAKSWTFDLQPGSGLHFPVTYPHWVQNGGEVSISFSITFRTPDLDRRRTLYQVNDRLRRWFKNPLPIGQRPLRDTLMYNGYRVLRRLKLISEPGKSCKLPTM
- a CDS encoding GNAT family N-acetyltransferase is translated as MRSTVSDIFSSPVPAELLPPATVPTAPPHLLNGDLWLEVADTAFELDKHAAAWDDLGRHAAEPNVYYERWMFEPALQALARSERFRLVFVYRKGKRQDVPPALVGFFPLIVRTSHLGLVTTYELWGHDYCFLRTPLIREGHLVDTLNAFFAWTESKGFPASVLELPQIHGEGPFAKALTQVFYERKRLVHWVASYNRALLVRSSSGDEYIHTSVSSHQRQEVRRQSRRLAELGTVELRKLDNEILLDTWLTDFFRLEDSGWKGEAGTSLNASEESRAFFRDVCERAWKRGQLEILGLFLNGSAVAMKVNFLSGNGSYAFKIAYREDLARYSPGVQLELENIQALHNDPKRQWMDSCAVPNHFMINRLWKDQRTIQHLLASTGRRRGNLLVGLLPLLRAIKRTIRPIPTAP